GTGATCTCGCCGCTCCGGGTGACGAGGACGGCCCGCTCGAGCGCGTGCTCGAGCTCCCGCACGTTCCCCGGCCATGAGTACCCCAGGAGGGTCTGGTACGCGTCGGCACTGATTCCGGTCACCTGCTTGCCGTGCTTCTCGGCAAAGCGGGCGAGGAAGTGCTGGGCCAGCAAGGAGAGATCCTCGGGGCGCTCCCGCAGCGGCGGGATCCGAATGGTCACGGTGTTGATCCGGTAGTAGAGATCCTCGCGCAGCTTCAGCTCCCGCACAGCCGCCTCGGGGTCGCGGTTGGTGGAGGACAGGAGCCGGAAGTCGACCTCGATGTCCCGCGAGGTCCCCAGGCGCCGGAACTTCCGCTCTTCCAGCACGCGGAGAAGCTTGGCCTGCAGGTCCGCCGGCATCTCGGCGATCTCGTCGAGCAGGAGCGAGCCCCGGTGTGCCTCCTCGAACAGGCCGGGCTTGTCGCCGGTCGCGCCCGTGAAGGCGCCCTTGGCGTACCCGAACAGCTCGGATTCGATGAGGTCCTTCGGGAGGGCGGCGCAGTTGATCTTGATGAACTGTCCGTCGGCCCGCGGGCTCGCGTAGTGGATGGCGTTGGCGACCAGCTCTTTCCCGGTCCCGGATTCCCCGACGATCAGCACGTTGGCGTCGACGGAGGAGACCGTGTCCAGCAGGTCGAAGACCTTCTTCATCGGGCCCGAGCGTCCGACGAGGCCACCATACCCGGTGCGGCCGCCCGCCACCTT
This window of the Candidatus Methylomirabilota bacterium genome carries:
- a CDS encoding sigma-54 dependent transcriptional regulator; this translates as MPEGRILVVDDEESVADSFRVALQEEGYTVRTAGSANRALAEVERADWDLAFVDLVLPDMDGLDLVRKLKARRPGLVAVVITAHGSGPKGFAAREAGAYDFLEKPHDMNPEKILTVVANALEHKNLLEKVAGGRTGYGGLVGRSGPMKKVFDLLDTVSSVDANVLIVGESGTGKELVANAIHYASPRADGQFIKINCAALPKDLIESELFGYAKGAFTGATGDKPGLFEEAHRGSLLLDEIAEMPADLQAKLLRVLEERKFRRLGTSRDIEVDFRLLSSTNRDPEAAVRELKLREDLYYRINTVTIRIPPLRERPEDLSLLAQHFLARFAEKHGKQVTGISADAYQTLLGYSWPGNVRELEHALERAVLVTRSGEITVGDLPETLTRGRQPGTAPAETPAAPTTLNLEERERQAILQALETTNWNKQAAAALLGLHRPTLYSKMRKHGIPQKRPA